The Streptomyces durmitorensis genome contains the following window.
GGACGTCGACGACCCGGCGGCCCGCGACGAGGCGGCGGAAGGTGCGGCGGGCCTCCTCCTCGATCTCGGCCCAGGCCTCGGGAGTGATCGGGGCGAGCTCGCGGTGCAGGTTGTTCGGGACGGCGGGGGTCGTCATGGCGCTCAGGCTCCTTTCAGACTGCCGATGCCCAGGGAGGCGCCGGAGGCGGCGTCGGCCACAAAGGCGGTGTCTGCATCGGCTTCCGCACCGGCGGGCGCGAAGTCGGGGAGGTCGCCGAGCAGGTCGGCGTCGGGCACGAAGAACAGGCCGCCGGTCACGGCCGTGGAGAAGTCGAGAATGCGGTCCGTCCGGCCCGGAGGGTCACCGAGGAACATGTTGCGCAGCATCTGCTCCGTCACCGCGGCCGTGCGCGCGTAGCCGATGAAGTACGTGCCGAACTCGCCGCGGCCGATCCGCCCGAACGGCATGTTCTCGCGCACGATCTTCTGCTCGACCCCGTCGTCGTCGACGATCGTGTTGAGCGTGACGTGCGAGTCGTCCGGCTTGATGTCGTCCGGCAGCTCCACGTTCTCCTGCTTGGTGCGTCCGATGACGTGTTCCTGCTCCTCGACAGTGAGCGCCTGCCAGGCCGCCATGTCGTGCACGTACTTCTGCACGATCACGTAGCTGCCGCCCCGGAACCGCGGATCCTCGTCGCCGACGAACACGGCGTCGGCCGCCGCTCCTCCCCCGGGGTTCTCGCTGCCGTCGACGAACCCGAGCAGGTCGCGCTCGTCGAAGTACTTGAAGCCGTGCACCTCGTCGACGACGGTCACGGCGGGGCCCAGCCGCTCCACGATGAGCCGGGCCAGCTCGAAGCAGAGGTCCATGCGTCTGGCGCGCAGGTGGAACAGGAGGTCGCCCGGGGTGGCCGGTGCCTGGTGGCGGGGGCCTCGCAGCGGCTCGAAGGGGTGCAGTTCGCGGGGCCGCGGCCCGGCCACGAGCAGGTCCCACCCCCGGGAGCCGATGCCCGCGACGCAGGTCAGGCCCTCGTCGGGGTGGCGGAACGCCACCGATCGGGTCAGCCCCGCCAGATCGGCGAGGGCCTCGCGTACGGCGGCCTCGCCGCCGGGGGCCACGGTGGCCACCAGGAACACGGCGGCCCTGGCAGGCGGTGTGACCACGGGCTGCGGGGTGACCATGAAACTCCAAAGGGACCAAAGGGCCAAAACGGACAGGGTCAGCGTATGTGCGCCCGCCTGGACGCGCAGTTCACCGGACGGCGGTGATGGTGACCTTGACGTGTTTCATGATCGGCTGGTCGCTCTGGGTGCTGTAGTCGCCGAGCGCGCACAGCACGTTCATCTCGGGCATGTAGCCGGCCGCGCAGCCCCGGGGGATGTCGTACGGGATGGCGAGGTAGCCGTTGAGGTGGCGCCTGCTGCCGTCCTTGGCGGTACTGGTGATGTCGACGGGGGCCGATGCGGTGATGCCGCGCTCGCGCATGTCGTCCCGGTTCATGAAGACGAGCGTGCGCAGGTTCTTGATGCCTCGGTAGCGGTCGTTGTCGGAGTAGATGGTGGTGTTCCACTGGTCGTGCGACCGCATGGTGCCCAGGGCCAGCGTGCCGGGGGCGGGCACGACGTCGGGCAGGGCGGCGACGGAGAACTCGGCTCGCCCGGACGGCGTACGGAAGACCAGCTCACGGGCGGGCTGCTTGATGCGGAAGCCGAGGGGAAGGCGCACACGGCGGTTGAAGTCCTCGAAGCCGTCGAGCGCCTGGGCCATGGTGTCGCGGATGCGGTCGTAGTCCTCGATGTACCACTCCCAGGGGGTGGCGCTGTCGGGCAGGGCCGCTCGGGCCATGCCCGCGACGATCGCCGGCTCGGAGAGCAGGTGCGGTGAGGCGGGGCGCTTCATGCCGACGGACAGGTGCACCATGCTCATCGAGTCCTCGACGGATGTGCTCTGCACGCCCTTGCGCTGATGGTCCTTCTCGGTGCGGCCCAGGCACGGCAGGATGAGGGCCTCGCGGCCGTGGACGAGATGGCTGCGGTTCAGCTTGGTGCTGACCTGGACGGTGAGGTCGCAGGTGCGCAGCGCCTCGTAGGTGTACGGGGTGTCGGGCGCCGCCAGGGCGAAGTTGCCGCCCATGCCGACGAACACCTTCACCTCGCCCCGGTGCATCGCCTTGATGGTGGCGACGGTGTCCAGGCCGTGCTCGCGGGGCGGCTCGATGTCGCAGACCTCGGCGAGGCGGCTCAGGAACTCTTCACCGGGGCGGTGGTCGATGCCGCAGGTGCGGTTTCCCTGGACGTTGCTGTGCCCGCGCACCGGGGAGGGGCCCGCCCCTTCCCTTCCCAGGTTTCCGCGCAGGAGCAGGAGGTTGACGATCTCCCGGGCCGTGTCGACGCCGTGCTCGTGCTGGGTGACGCCAAGACACCAGCTGACGATGCTGCGGTCGGCGTCGCGGTACACACGGGCCGCCTTGAGGACGTCTGCGCGACTGACCCCGGACTGGTTCTCGATCTCCTCCCAGGGCGTGGCCTCGCACAGGGCGCGGTACTCGTCGAAGCCGGTGGTGTGCCGGTCGATGAACTCGCGGTCGAGCGCCTTAGGGTCGGTCGGTGACTGTTCCAGGACCGCCTTCGCCATGCCGCGCAGGAGGGCCATGTCGCCGCCGATGCGCGGCTGCAGATTCAGGGTGCTGGTCCGTGTCGCCTTGTTGAGCGCCATGTCCGTGAAGTCGTGCGGGACGATGGTGCGGGTGGCGGCGGCCTCGACCAGCGGGTTGATGTGCACGATCTGCGCGCCGCGGTCGTACGCGTCGGCGAGGGCCGTGAGCATCCGGGGTGCGTTGGAGGCCGCGTTGACGCCCAGGATGAACAGCGCGTCGGTGGCTTCCCAGTCCTTGAGGTCGACGGTCCCCTTGCCGGTACCCAGCGACGCCGTGAGCGCCCGGCCGCTGGCCTCGTGGCACATGTTCGAGCAGTCGGGCAGGTTGTTCGTGCCCAGTTCACGGGCCATCAGCTGGTAGAGGAAGGTGGCCTCGTTGCCGAGGCGGCCCGAGGTGTAGAACGCGGCCTGGTCGGGGTCGTCGAGGCCGCGCAGCGCACGGCCGACGACGTCGAACGCGTCCTTCCAGCTGATCGGTACGTAGTGGTCCGTCTCTGGGTCGTAGACCATCGGTTCCGTCAACCGGCCCTGGTTCTCCAGGTCGTAATCGCTCCAGCCCCGCAGCTCGGTCACCGCGTGGGCGGCGAAGAACTCACGGCCGACCCGCTTGCGGGTCATCTCCCAGGTGACGTGCTTGATGCCGTTCTCGCAGATGTCGAGGTGCAGCCCTTTGGTGTCGTCCGGCCAGGCGCAGCCCGGGCAGTCGAAACCGCCGTCCTCGTGGTTCATCCGTTTGATCGCCCGCGGCCCGTCTACCAACGCGCCCTCGCGCACGAGGAATTGGGTGACGCTCTTGGCGGCGCCCCAGCCGGCGGCCGGATGGTGGTAGGGACGAAACTCCGGATCGCCGGTGGGGACGGGGCCCACCCTGGGCTCCAGCCGCTCCTGCTCCTCGTCGGACGCGCTCAAGACTGCCAACCTTCCGCCCTGCGGACATGCGCCCATAACGGCACTTTCCGCCCAGGCTAGGCCTGCCGGGCCGTCCTCGCCACAGCTGGCGACCTCCGGACCGAACAGGTACCCGCCTGATGACCGCGGTCAGCCGTGGGCCTTGGGCAGTTCCACCGTCAGGGTCACCATGCTCCCGCCGGGGCCCGCGGAAATGGTCAGCTCGTCGGTGAGCAGGCCGGCGAGCCACAGTCCCCGCCCGCCCACCTGGCCGTCGAGTCCAGGAGCCAGCTCAGGAATGACGTCGGCGCTGAAGCCGGGGCCCATGTCGTGGATGTGGCAGGCAAGATGGCCGTTGCTGCGCTGGAGGACCAGCGTGCCGCCACCGCCCGCGTGCTCGACCGCGTTGACCGCCACGGCGTCCAGAGCCACGATGAAGTCGCTGCGCCGCGGCTCGGTCAGGCCTTGGTGGTCTGCGTACTGTTCGACGAGCATCCGCAGCCGGGGCAGGTCATCCTGGGTGAAGCGCGATTCCAGCAGGGTGACGGGCGGGACCTCGCGAGGACCTGGCGTGGTCGTCATCAGCGGTCCACCTCACTGATCACCATGTTCGGCACCTGGTCGGCGCCTGCTCGGCGCAGTATGCGGGCCGCTGGCGGCGGACATTGGACCCGGACCGGTCCGTGCGGGTGATCCAGGATGAGCCGCAGCAGGTCCACCGCACAGGCGACGCCGAGGAAGACGAGGCCGGACAGGTCCACGGTCAGCGGCCCGGAGTTCTCGCTGCGCCTGAGCCCTTCGCGTACGGCGCCGATGAACTCCTCCCGGGTGGCGATGTCCGCCTCACCGACCAACTGCACCAACGCCTCCGCCTGTTCCACGTGCAGGGCACCCAGGCGGGGAAGCAGCCGGCAGGGGTGTGCCTCGTGCATGGCCTCCAGGACACCGGGGTTGAACCAGCGGCTGTCGTAGGCGCAGATCTCGGTGTAGGGGCGGTCGGTGAACAGATGCTGGGCGTGGGACTCACGGTGCATCATGACCTCGACGTCGGCGCCGAGATCCCCCACCCAGTGCATGTCGATGTAGGTGCGCAGCCCGCTGTAGCCCTCGGCCAGGGCCCGGTCGGTCTCCTCCGTGATGCGCTCCCACTGCCGGTGGGGGGTGAACGCGTCCTGGGGGTGGATGAGGGCGCGCATGCTGCTGAGCACCAGCTGCCCCTGTTCGCGAGCGGCTCCCAGCAGGGCCCCCGGCGCATCGAGCCGGTCCCACACCTGTTCCTCGTACAGGTGCGGAGCGGCGAAGACCATCACCTTCTCGCGCTTCACCAGCCCGGACCAGGCGAAAGCGGACACTACGTCGCGGCCCGCATCGTCGTCGGCGTAACTGACGAAAGCATGGTCGCCCGCCCGCAGGTGCTGGACCGGGATCGTACCGACCGACGCCGAGCCGGCATCCGCCATCTCTCACCTCCGGGACCCACAGGGCCCGACGGGAACAAGTGCGGGCCACACGTTAGCGGTCCGTACCGCACGGCCGCGCATCCCCGCAGAAAGCGACAGGCAGCTGACGCTGCGGCCACTCATGGCGATCGGGAGTGCGCGAAGTTGATCCGTTCCGGGCTGGTTCTGTTCGCCGGATTCAGGACTTCGAGAGCGTGCGCTCCACGAGTGCGCGCGCGTAGGCGGCGTCCAGCTGGCTGGGGCGGAAGAGGATGCGGTACATCATCGGCGCCACGATCTGGTCGATGACCTGCTCGATGTCCGGGACGGCCTCGCCCCGGTCCGACGCACGGGACAGGACGATGTCGATCTGGTCCGCGGCGAAGGCGGAGCACAGGCCCGCATTGCTCCCGTCCGGGTCGCCGAGGAGCGCGTCCCTGATGTACGCGCGCCCCGGCGGGGATGCCATCTCGTCGAGGAACTGCTCCGCCCAGGCGCCGAGGTCCGCACGCAGGGTGCCGAGGTCGGCCGGCGGCCCTTCAGGGCGCAGGTGTTCCACTGCCACGTCGGACAAGAGCTCCTGCAAGTCACCCCACCGGCGGTAGATGGTCGACGGCGTCACCCCCGCGCGGGCGGCGACGAGAGGAACGGTCAGCGCCTCGCGCCCCACCTCGGCCTGCAGCCCACGGACCGCCGCGTGGACCGACTCCTGGACACGGGCGCTGCGCCCTCCGGGCCTGACCATGGGCTTCGGACTCATGGCTCCACTTTATCCCTAATGCAAAATCGTTGCTTCTAAGCGCCGCCCCCGCCACTCCAGCCACTGCCGATGACCGTTTCCTTTCGCGTGGCCACCTCATAGGCATGCCCGGCCCGCAGCACGGTCGCTTCACCGCGGGGGCGGCCCATCAGCTGCATGCCGATCGGCATGCCCGCGTGATCCTGACCGACGGGCAGGGTCAGCGCCGGTACGCCCGTGATGTTGGCCGGGGAGGAGAGGCGGACGTAGCTGTCGGCGACGGCCTCGACCGTGCCGTCCGCCCACTCCACGCTGTCCTGAACGGACTTGACCGCCGTCATCGGCACCGCGGGCGCCGCGATCACATCGACGTGGCCGAGCATCCGCGCCCAGGCCTCGCGCATCAGCGCCCTCGCGCGCTGGGCCCGGAGATAGTCGCCGGCGGTCACGAGCTCGCCCGCCTCCAGCAGGATGCGGACGTCCGGCGCGTAGAGATCGGGAGTCGAGCGGAGGGTCCGCTCGTGGTACGAGGTCGCCTCGGGGACCATCAGCCCCCACAGGATGGCCTGGAAGTAGCGCGCCATCGGGATCTCGACCTCGACGAGTTCGGCCCCCAGTTCCTGGAGCTGCCCGATGGCCCGGCGCACGCTCTCCTCGACCTCGGGGCTCACCCGCTCGAAGTAGTGGTTGCGCGGCACTCCCACCCGCAGCCCCGACAGGTCACCCGCCTCCGGGGAGTCCCAGCCGCCGGTCACGGCGGCGTGTCCGGCGGGGTCGTACCGGTCCCGTCCCACCAGCGCGCCGAGGACGAGCGCGGCGTCCCGCACCGTGCGGGTCATGGGGCCGACGTGGTCCAGGGACCAGGACAGGGACGTCACGCCGTCGCGGGAGATCAGACCGTACGTCGGCTTGAGACCGACCACGCCGTTGAGAGCCGCGGGGACGCGGATCGAGCCGCCGGTGTCGGTCCCCAGCGCGAAGGTGGCCTCGCCCGCCGCGACGGCGACGGCCGAGCCGCCGCTCGACCCGCCCGCGACACGGCTGTCGTCCCAGGCATTGCGCGTCTGAGGGGTGGTCAGCCCGTACGCGAACTCGTGGGTGTGGGTCTTGCCGAGGAGCACCGCTCCGGCCTCGGACAGGCGCGCCGCGACGGTGCTGTCGCCTTCGGCGACGTGGTCCGCCCTGACGCGGGAACTCGCCGTGGTGGGCATGCCCTTGACGTCGATCAGGTCCTTCAGGCCCATGGGTATTCCGTGCAGCGGGCCGCGCGAGCGGCCCCGGGCGATCTCGCGCTCGGCCTCGGCCGCCGCTCGCCGGGCGGAGTCCGCGGCGACGGTGACGTAGGCCTGGAGGCGGTCTTCCACCTCGGCGATGCGGTCCAGCACGGAATCGGTCAGCTCGACCGGGGACAGCTCCCCCGCGGCCACCGCGCGGGCGGCATCGGCGAGCGACAGCTCAAACGGCTGCATCTGCGTCCTCCAGCTCTGCCGTACGTACGTCCTCCAGCTCGGGCGAGTAGGACATGGCGGGCGGCGTCTCCCCGAAGTCCAGTTCGCGCAGCGTCGCGATGACGGAATGGATGTGCTGGGCGGTCGATGCCACCACCTCGTGACGGTCGTCTGCCAGCGGCAGGCCCGCCCGGAGCGCCCCTCGGGCGGCCTCCTGCGGGGTGAGTTCGGCGGCGTCCATGCGGGCCCTCTCGACTCGGTTCGGCTCGTCGCGCGATGCCGGACGGAGGCCCACCACAGCACGACGACACTCAAACGCAAATTGTTTGCTTTAACGCGACGATAGGCCCTACGCTGACTTAACGCAA
Protein-coding sequences here:
- a CDS encoding Dyp-type peroxidase; this translates as MVTPQPVVTPPARAAVFLVATVAPGGEAAVREALADLAGLTRSVAFRHPDEGLTCVAGIGSRGWDLLVAGPRPRELHPFEPLRGPRHQAPATPGDLLFHLRARRMDLCFELARLIVERLGPAVTVVDEVHGFKYFDERDLLGFVDGSENPGGGAAADAVFVGDEDPRFRGGSYVIVQKYVHDMAAWQALTVEEQEHVIGRTKQENVELPDDIKPDDSHVTLNTIVDDDGVEQKIVRENMPFGRIGRGEFGTYFIGYARTAAVTEQMLRNMFLGDPPGRTDRILDFSTAVTGGLFFVPDADLLGDLPDFAPAGAEADADTAFVADAASGASLGIGSLKGA
- a CDS encoding ATP-binding protein, which translates into the protein MTTTPGPREVPPVTLLESRFTQDDLPRLRMLVEQYADHQGLTEPRRSDFIVALDAVAVNAVEHAGGGGTLVLQRSNGHLACHIHDMGPGFSADVIPELAPGLDGQVGGRGLWLAGLLTDELTISAGPGGSMVTLTVELPKAHG
- a CDS encoding amidase — encoded protein: MQPFELSLADAARAVAAGELSPVELTDSVLDRIAEVEDRLQAYVTVAADSARRAAAEAEREIARGRSRGPLHGIPMGLKDLIDVKGMPTTASSRVRADHVAEGDSTVAARLSEAGAVLLGKTHTHEFAYGLTTPQTRNAWDDSRVAGGSSGGSAVAVAAGEATFALGTDTGGSIRVPAALNGVVGLKPTYGLISRDGVTSLSWSLDHVGPMTRTVRDAALVLGALVGRDRYDPAGHAAVTGGWDSPEAGDLSGLRVGVPRNHYFERVSPEVEESVRRAIGQLQELGAELVEVEIPMARYFQAILWGLMVPEATSYHERTLRSTPDLYAPDVRILLEAGELVTAGDYLRAQRARALMREAWARMLGHVDVIAAPAVPMTAVKSVQDSVEWADGTVEAVADSYVRLSSPANITGVPALTLPVGQDHAGMPIGMQLMGRPRGEATVLRAGHAYEVATRKETVIGSGWSGGGGA
- a CDS encoding MEDS domain-containing protein, with translation MADAGSASVGTIPVQHLRAGDHAFVSYADDDAGRDVVSAFAWSGLVKREKVMVFAAPHLYEEQVWDRLDAPGALLGAAREQGQLVLSSMRALIHPQDAFTPHRQWERITEETDRALAEGYSGLRTYIDMHWVGDLGADVEVMMHRESHAQHLFTDRPYTEICAYDSRWFNPGVLEAMHEAHPCRLLPRLGALHVEQAEALVQLVGEADIATREEFIGAVREGLRRSENSGPLTVDLSGLVFLGVACAVDLLRLILDHPHGPVRVQCPPPAARILRRAGADQVPNMVISEVDR
- a CDS encoding TetR/AcrR family transcriptional regulator, with the protein product MSPKPMVRPGGRSARVQESVHAAVRGLQAEVGREALTVPLVAARAGVTPSTIYRRWGDLQELLSDVAVEHLRPEGPPADLGTLRADLGAWAEQFLDEMASPPGRAYIRDALLGDPDGSNAGLCSAFAADQIDIVLSRASDRGEAVPDIEQVIDQIVAPMMYRILFRPSQLDAAYARALVERTLSKS
- a CDS encoding FdhF/YdeP family oxidoreductase; the encoded protein is MSASDEEQERLEPRVGPVPTGDPEFRPYHHPAAGWGAAKSVTQFLVREGALVDGPRAIKRMNHEDGGFDCPGCAWPDDTKGLHLDICENGIKHVTWEMTRKRVGREFFAAHAVTELRGWSDYDLENQGRLTEPMVYDPETDHYVPISWKDAFDVVGRALRGLDDPDQAAFYTSGRLGNEATFLYQLMARELGTNNLPDCSNMCHEASGRALTASLGTGKGTVDLKDWEATDALFILGVNAASNAPRMLTALADAYDRGAQIVHINPLVEAAATRTIVPHDFTDMALNKATRTSTLNLQPRIGGDMALLRGMAKAVLEQSPTDPKALDREFIDRHTTGFDEYRALCEATPWEEIENQSGVSRADVLKAARVYRDADRSIVSWCLGVTQHEHGVDTAREIVNLLLLRGNLGREGAGPSPVRGHSNVQGNRTCGIDHRPGEEFLSRLAEVCDIEPPREHGLDTVATIKAMHRGEVKVFVGMGGNFALAAPDTPYTYEALRTCDLTVQVSTKLNRSHLVHGREALILPCLGRTEKDHQRKGVQSTSVEDSMSMVHLSVGMKRPASPHLLSEPAIVAGMARAALPDSATPWEWYIEDYDRIRDTMAQALDGFEDFNRRVRLPLGFRIKQPARELVFRTPSGRAEFSVAALPDVVPAPGTLALGTMRSHDQWNTTIYSDNDRYRGIKNLRTLVFMNRDDMRERGITASAPVDITSTAKDGSRRHLNGYLAIPYDIPRGCAAGYMPEMNVLCALGDYSTQSDQPIMKHVKVTITAVR